A genomic segment from uncultured Vibrio sp. encodes:
- a CDS encoding polysaccharide biosynthesis/export family protein, producing MNPLIRFISLVVLLFSTIATATTNEQDYRLDTGDTISIQVYGEDDLSILNILITSDGYFDYPYLGRIKAIQKTPKQIKDEIEAGLKGDYLIDPKVMVTINNFRLFYVNGEVRKPGGFEYRPGLTIEKAIALAGGLTDRASRKGINLTKHNTGNTVENVDMHLNVEPGDIVFIDQSFF from the coding sequence ATGAACCCATTAATAAGATTTATTAGCTTGGTTGTATTGCTATTTAGCACGATCGCCACGGCTACTACGAATGAACAAGATTATCGTCTCGATACCGGGGATACCATTTCGATACAAGTCTATGGTGAAGACGATCTCTCTATTTTAAACATACTGATCACGTCTGATGGCTATTTTGATTACCCTTATCTTGGCCGAATTAAAGCTATCCAGAAGACACCTAAACAGATTAAAGATGAAATAGAGGCTGGCCTAAAAGGCGATTATCTCATTGATCCTAAGGTGATGGTAACGATCAATAACTTCCGGCTTTTTTACGTTAATGGTGAAGTACGTAAGCCCGGTGGTTTTGAATATCGCCCGGGGTTAACGATAGAAAAAGCAATCGCGTTAGCTGGCGGACTCACGGACAGAGCATCACGCAAGGGAATTAACCTCACCAAACACAATACCGGTAACACGGTAGAAAATGTCGATATGCACCTAAATGTCGAGCCTGGTGACATTGTATTTATTGATCAAAGCTTCTTCTAA
- a CDS encoding putative capsular polysaccharide synthesis family protein: protein MSRNTPTRQQVSWYQALKRQEQPVLIYQMGKVGSSALEKSIDGSIHLHDLMSIAASQQISPVRAQLHKPKTNYVKRLLKRAIVTNMLKRKQQVRIISMVREPIGRNISMLFQSLPFWTADKYLKDDSAVRSERPQLLHETFEKHVNHHYPLEWFDNEIKALTGIDVFIHPFDHELGYQTYQKGNFSLMVIRTDKLDQSQQAISEFLQREIEVTHDNQSENKWYSPLATEFKNSYQLKPEFVDEMLSSKLAMHFFTSSEIANIKNKYSQK, encoded by the coding sequence ATGTCCAGAAATACGCCTACTAGACAACAAGTATCTTGGTATCAAGCGCTGAAACGTCAGGAGCAGCCAGTACTGATATACCAAATGGGGAAGGTAGGTTCCAGTGCGCTCGAAAAGTCGATTGATGGCTCTATTCATCTGCACGATCTGATGTCCATTGCCGCGTCACAACAAATATCGCCGGTAAGAGCACAGCTGCACAAACCAAAAACGAACTACGTCAAACGGTTACTAAAACGTGCCATTGTGACCAACATGCTAAAGCGTAAACAGCAGGTACGTATTATCTCGATGGTCAGAGAGCCAATTGGTAGAAACATATCCATGCTTTTCCAGTCACTGCCATTCTGGACGGCGGATAAATACCTCAAAGATGACAGCGCTGTACGCTCAGAGCGCCCGCAACTGCTTCATGAGACCTTTGAGAAGCATGTTAATCATCACTACCCTCTTGAGTGGTTTGATAATGAAATCAAAGCACTAACAGGGATAGACGTTTTTATTCATCCGTTCGATCATGAACTTGGTTATCAAACATACCAAAAAGGAAACTTTTCCCTAATGGTGATTAGAACCGACAAACTGGATCAATCACAGCAAGCGATCAGTGAGTTTTTGCAGCGAGAAATCGAAGTGACCCATGACAACCAATCGGAAAACAAGTGGTACTCGCCACTTGCTACCGAGTTTAAAAATTCATACCAGCTCAAACCAGAGTTTGTTGACGAGATGCTTTCTTCAAAGCTTGCAATGCACTTTTTTACGAGTTCTGAAATTGCCAACATTAAGAACAAGTACTCACAAAAATAG
- a CDS encoding O-antigen ligase family protein, whose product MNSMPASNHIPLLAAITLALFFAPVKIQAGSIALAPSDIASLLSLGLSALVVMESKTRKLLHPCIGFVLLFTGYVFINGLLNRVPLMPLITETVQWVAILSLLGILFAYGAFDDDRVMVYFCYLLLAICCSVAAWHFAQGYQSGFKLLGVSKYSFGLLCSLLYLYRDKIRAFHILMLIALVLLVLSQERKALLGFCLLFILDRLFIKNLMKNAVSETYTWAILLTLSFVILAAVSITLYVGFDVLADQLEFTQKDILFANQSEARWVSNLHRKLLLANGFDILQQHPILGVGAKMLPNFMVNYFNYPELAIYTHNFVLDTAIEYGLLGIALLFGGYFIFIRFCFHSLNENRKSLLLAAYALIMVCFVAVNTTIILILLLPVMISVRRTEESGRIPSHSVNKATNFNNQGLDQ is encoded by the coding sequence ATGAACTCTATGCCAGCAAGTAATCACATCCCCCTTCTGGCTGCGATTACCTTGGCACTCTTCTTTGCGCCAGTGAAAATCCAAGCTGGAAGTATCGCACTGGCGCCAAGTGATATCGCCAGTCTTCTTTCACTCGGATTAAGCGCGCTTGTTGTCATGGAGAGTAAAACACGCAAGCTACTCCATCCGTGTATCGGGTTTGTGCTGCTGTTTACCGGTTATGTGTTTATTAACGGATTGCTTAACCGTGTTCCGTTGATGCCACTCATTACCGAAACCGTTCAGTGGGTCGCGATTCTTAGTCTGCTCGGAATACTGTTTGCTTACGGTGCTTTCGATGATGACCGCGTCATGGTGTACTTTTGTTACCTGCTCTTGGCTATCTGCTGCTCAGTCGCCGCCTGGCACTTTGCCCAAGGTTATCAAAGTGGGTTTAAGCTTCTTGGAGTAAGCAAATATAGCTTTGGCCTGCTTTGTTCATTGCTCTATTTATACCGAGACAAGATTCGTGCCTTCCATATTTTGATGTTGATTGCTCTGGTGTTGCTGGTTTTGTCACAAGAGCGAAAAGCCCTGCTTGGTTTTTGTTTATTGTTTATTTTGGATCGGCTTTTCATTAAGAATTTAATGAAAAATGCCGTCAGTGAAACGTATACCTGGGCCATCTTACTGACTCTAAGTTTCGTCATTTTAGCGGCCGTCTCCATCACGCTGTATGTCGGTTTCGACGTGTTAGCTGACCAGTTAGAGTTCACCCAAAAAGACATCTTGTTTGCCAATCAAAGCGAAGCAAGGTGGGTGTCCAATTTACACCGAAAACTGTTACTAGCCAACGGATTCGATATTCTGCAACAGCATCCAATCTTAGGTGTTGGAGCCAAAATGCTTCCCAACTTCATGGTCAATTATTTTAACTATCCAGAGTTGGCGATTTACACCCACAACTTTGTCCTTGATACCGCGATCGAGTATGGGTTGCTGGGTATAGCACTGCTGTTTGGCGGGTATTTTATATTCATCCGATTTTGCTTCCACAGCTTAAACGAAAACAGGAAAAGCCTACTACTCGCAGCGTACGCGCTGATCATGGTCTGCTTCGTCGCGGTGAATACCACGATCATTTTAATCCTATTACTGCCAGTAATGATCAGCGTGAGGCGTACCGAAGAATCCGGCAGAATCCCTTCACATTCGGTAAATAAAGCCACGAACTTTAATAATCAAGGACTTGATCAATGA
- the yqfB gene encoding N(4)-acetylcytidine aminohydrolase: MSSHPTTITFFEFLTPLITSGKKTITIRDESESHYQPNTEVEVFTLETNRKVCDIKMLSVKPLKFDEINEFHAEQEAMALAELKQLIREIYPDTDTLFVIEYKLIENH, from the coding sequence ATGTCATCTCATCCAACAACGATTACCTTTTTTGAATTTCTCACTCCTTTGATCACATCGGGTAAAAAAACCATCACGATACGGGATGAATCTGAAAGTCACTACCAGCCAAATACTGAGGTGGAAGTCTTCACTTTAGAAACTAACCGTAAGGTCTGTGACATCAAAATGCTCTCGGTAAAACCACTTAAATTTGATGAAATTAATGAGTTCCATGCTGAGCAAGAAGCCATGGCATTAGCAGAATTAAAACAACTGATTCGGGAAATCTACCCTGATACCGACACACTTTTCGTTATTGAATACAAGCTAATCGAAAACCACTAG
- a CDS encoding putative capsular polysaccharide synthesis family protein, with protein sequence MKYSISRQFEKNRELRADNFVLVYQMGKVGSSSIEHTLGERKIPSYHIHTFDDHEEFHMYHNKQDVKKFFDFKNRAIYRLVLSQRKRILQKREQLKIVTLVRDPIATVLSRFFQDLHLQFIEGKKNEAIHNDMDVTYQHLENCFDNYINLNYFADWFDNELKRNFKIDVMGQQIDSTQPFFTFDNNQAKVLLIKCEKLSSLDQEIGHFLDVDNFELKNSNEAKNKWYSNIYQYFKQKYDFSKLFYMYDLPLYQHVYSEQEREAFKTKWQQTPGTKTS encoded by the coding sequence ATGAAATATTCAATCTCTCGACAATTTGAGAAAAACCGAGAACTGCGGGCTGACAACTTCGTCTTGGTTTACCAAATGGGCAAAGTGGGCTCATCGTCCATTGAGCACACGCTAGGAGAACGTAAAATCCCGAGTTACCACATCCATACCTTTGATGATCATGAAGAGTTTCACATGTATCACAACAAACAGGATGTGAAGAAATTCTTCGATTTCAAAAACCGTGCGATTTACCGACTCGTTCTTAGCCAAAGAAAGCGGATTCTGCAAAAACGTGAACAGTTAAAAATCGTGACTTTGGTGCGTGATCCTATCGCAACTGTACTGTCTCGTTTTTTCCAAGATCTTCATTTGCAATTTATTGAAGGTAAAAAAAATGAAGCGATCCACAACGACATGGACGTGACCTATCAGCACTTGGAAAACTGCTTTGACAATTACATTAACCTTAACTATTTCGCCGACTGGTTCGACAACGAACTAAAACGTAATTTCAAAATCGACGTCATGGGCCAGCAGATTGATAGTACTCAGCCATTCTTTACCTTCGATAATAACCAGGCAAAAGTGCTTTTAATTAAGTGTGAAAAGCTCAGCTCATTAGACCAGGAGATTGGTCACTTTTTAGATGTCGATAATTTTGAGTTAAAGAATAGCAACGAAGCGAAGAACAAATGGTACTCAAACATCTATCAGTATTTTAAGCAGAAGTACGATTTTTCTAAGCTGTTCTACATGTACGACTTACCACTGTATCAACATGTTTACTCAGAGCAAGAACGCGAAGCCTTTAAGACTAAATGGCAGCAAACCCCGGGAACCAAAACATCATGA
- a CDS encoding glycosyltransferase family 4 protein, producing the protein MKKVLHITESFGGGVQTALYSYAHSSRHEPYQHFLVARARENDLTNDSDHDVFSRAQWVKGGLLQFIKDANKTIDEIKPDIVHLHSSKAGFLGRFLNLNNARLVYTPHCYAFEREDISGVARQLYKVLERVRLNKIDVVAGCSQRECDLAISIGAKRAELLNNYVSYQSEERENRDKADVLKLVVLGRVAPQKDPQFLIDTLYHLDVPALNCQLDITWIGGGDPELEQHLKAKGVHVTGMLPRDEVVKQLQASDIYLHTAAWEGMPLTILEAAKLHLPMVIRRIGATKDLNYPFLAQTPEEMAKQLTHCINHYHDIDFGQYTTELNDMFSEEKQRLALNSIYS; encoded by the coding sequence ATGAAAAAAGTACTGCATATAACCGAATCTTTTGGCGGTGGTGTTCAAACTGCACTTTATAGTTACGCGCACTCTTCCCGTCATGAACCTTATCAGCATTTTCTGGTGGCCAGAGCTCGCGAAAATGATTTAACCAATGACAGCGATCACGATGTATTTTCGCGGGCTCAATGGGTGAAGGGTGGGCTACTGCAGTTCATTAAAGATGCGAACAAAACAATTGATGAAATCAAACCAGATATTGTCCACCTACACTCGAGTAAAGCGGGCTTTTTAGGGCGTTTTTTGAATCTCAATAACGCCCGGTTAGTGTATACGCCCCACTGCTATGCATTTGAGCGAGAAGATATTTCCGGCGTTGCTCGCCAGCTATATAAAGTATTAGAAAGAGTTCGATTGAATAAAATAGATGTCGTCGCAGGGTGTAGTCAGCGTGAGTGCGATTTAGCCATTAGCATTGGTGCAAAACGTGCTGAGTTACTTAATAATTATGTCTCTTATCAAAGTGAAGAGCGCGAAAACCGGGATAAAGCTGACGTATTAAAATTGGTCGTCCTTGGCCGCGTCGCGCCTCAAAAAGATCCGCAATTTCTGATTGATACCCTTTATCACCTCGATGTTCCAGCACTCAATTGTCAATTGGATATCACTTGGATTGGTGGTGGCGATCCTGAACTTGAACAGCATTTAAAAGCCAAGGGCGTTCACGTCACTGGCATGCTTCCTCGTGATGAAGTCGTCAAGCAGTTACAAGCATCAGATATTTATTTACACACTGCCGCTTGGGAAGGGATGCCGTTAACGATCCTTGAAGCCGCGAAGCTCCATCTCCCAATGGTCATTCGTCGGATTGGCGCTACAAAAGATCTGAACTATCCCTTCTTGGCGCAAACCCCAGAAGAAATGGCCAAACAGCTGACCCACTGTATCAACCACTATCACGATATTGATTTTGGCCAATACACGACTGAATTGAATGACATGTTCAGTGAAGAAAAACAGCGTCTTGCTCTAAACAGCATCTACAGTTAG
- a CDS encoding oligosaccharide flippase family protein: MFQAFQQKRLSVPSEQKSLLSLGLKTALTKVFGALFAFLLAVMVSRTTDASIAGQFFFLFNLVSLTAIISQLGFDVALVRYNAIAFSSNDAQQQSDNYKTALSRSFAFCLPAGLVLCSGFYLFPDTVNQAGAPLTAVAIALLCVPFLVLGQTNSRVLQASKNVISSLFALQLGVSMLMVFFIATLALFGLQNLNYLMAALLLACVIVATTSTANWVRSGQFLKPTSTPNRQLAASAKQVWIGSVFNNILQWGGLVIAGFFISASEIGLLAAAQRTSLLIGFVLITINFVVAPMFASLYKEGEMDKLRNLSRMACRMNIAAALIPVLICTLFPVFVLGFFGEEFIAAAPLLIVLSLGQLINVATGSVGFLLLMSGHERTMKYITIGSGTISILLLIFLCHSHGVIGAAWAMAVGMAIQNLAALYFVKRYLGFFPVG, translated from the coding sequence ATGTTTCAAGCATTTCAACAAAAAAGACTCTCAGTCCCAAGTGAGCAAAAGAGCTTACTTTCACTTGGTTTAAAAACTGCGCTCACCAAAGTATTCGGCGCATTATTTGCGTTTCTTCTCGCCGTCATGGTATCTCGAACCACAGATGCGTCGATCGCTGGCCAGTTTTTCTTCTTATTTAATCTGGTGTCGCTGACCGCGATTATTTCTCAGTTGGGTTTTGACGTAGCCTTGGTGAGATATAACGCCATTGCATTCAGCAGCAACGACGCTCAGCAACAGAGCGATAATTACAAAACAGCACTGTCCCGAAGTTTTGCATTTTGTCTCCCTGCCGGGCTGGTGCTTTGTTCCGGGTTTTATTTATTCCCGGACACCGTCAATCAAGCTGGTGCCCCGTTAACCGCCGTTGCGATCGCCTTACTCTGTGTTCCTTTTTTAGTACTTGGCCAAACCAATAGCCGAGTCTTGCAAGCGAGTAAGAATGTGATCTCCTCCCTATTTGCTCTGCAATTAGGCGTAAGCATGTTGATGGTGTTCTTTATTGCTACGTTAGCCTTGTTTGGTTTGCAAAACCTAAACTATTTGATGGCTGCTCTGCTGCTAGCATGCGTTATTGTAGCCACGACCTCGACGGCAAACTGGGTTAGATCGGGACAATTTCTAAAACCAACATCAACGCCGAATCGCCAACTGGCTGCTTCAGCCAAACAAGTCTGGATTGGGAGCGTTTTTAACAACATTCTTCAATGGGGAGGGTTGGTCATCGCCGGCTTCTTCATATCGGCTTCAGAGATTGGCTTACTAGCCGCAGCACAACGAACCTCACTATTGATAGGGTTCGTGCTAATCACGATTAATTTTGTCGTCGCTCCCATGTTTGCGTCGCTTTATAAAGAAGGTGAGATGGATAAATTACGCAACCTGAGCCGAATGGCATGCCGGATGAACATTGCCGCCGCGTTAATTCCAGTATTAATTTGTACACTGTTTCCTGTATTTGTACTGGGTTTCTTCGGCGAGGAGTTTATCGCTGCCGCCCCACTTCTAATCGTACTCTCTCTCGGTCAATTAATTAACGTAGCCACTGGCTCTGTGGGATTTCTGCTTTTGATGAGTGGGCATGAACGAACCATGAAATACATCACCATTGGCTCAGGAACCATCTCCATTTTACTATTGATCTTCCTGTGTCACAGTCACGGCGTCATCGGTGCAGCTTGGGCAATGGCAGTCGGTATGGCGATACAAAACCTTGCCGCACTGTACTTTGTTAAACGTTATTTAGGATTCTTTCCAGTAGGTTAG
- a CDS encoding VanZ family protein, producing MSSMFARVSFCFVSLLTIALSLWKSSDLSHTTYLNMEHYVGGSTTLHFTFSLLISFFAVFTFPRFASPNKTDAFGVRLLLCLLLMISLEEFSQIFIANRTFSVGDLSTNWSGILLGYFSAKGLYIIRKG from the coding sequence ATGTCATCAATGTTTGCACGCGTCAGTTTTTGCTTCGTATCGCTACTGACCATTGCCCTTTCGCTTTGGAAAAGTTCTGATTTGAGTCATACGACCTATCTCAATATGGAGCATTATGTCGGCGGCTCAACGACGCTCCATTTTACGTTCAGTCTGTTAATTAGCTTTTTTGCCGTATTTACCTTCCCCCGCTTTGCCAGCCCTAACAAAACGGATGCTTTTGGTGTTCGCCTGTTGTTGTGTCTGCTACTGATGATTTCTTTGGAGGAGTTTAGCCAGATTTTTATTGCCAACCGTACGTTTAGTGTCGGCGATCTCAGCACTAACTGGAGCGGAATATTACTTGGTTACTTTTCCGCGAAAGGGCTGTATATCATTAGAAAAGGCTAA
- a CDS encoding glycosyltransferase yields MKILHIINDLSNNGGAQRFLVDLVVKHKPHYEVKILLLHKDNDFETLLNENGVSCYYWSSLSIKEKWGLLRWPNLIHSHLFPSIYVALLAIGKKRVQTEHNTTNRRRDYPAFKFMEYLMYQQHQKTICITNKVKEELIRFLPRYKDRYDVIYNGVDLNRFSRQAKSYSRMTPNHPIKIGMAGRLHGYKDHSTLIQAVAKLPDHYHLHLAGDGDKKRELQNLAEQLDCTHRVHWHGVISDVPTFLSNLDVYVQSSIIEGFGLAAVEAMAEGLPVLGSNVPGLDEVIGNDSYLFELGNARELADKIEIICSNQAHYEMATHFFVERCKSFTLEQFRDSYYQAYDELYASK; encoded by the coding sequence ATGAAAATATTACATATAATTAATGATTTATCCAATAACGGGGGCGCTCAGCGCTTTCTGGTTGACCTTGTCGTTAAGCACAAACCACACTACGAAGTGAAAATACTGCTTCTTCATAAAGACAATGATTTTGAGACGCTGTTAAATGAAAACGGGGTCAGTTGCTACTATTGGTCTTCCCTGTCGATAAAAGAAAAATGGGGGTTATTGCGCTGGCCAAACTTGATCCATAGCCACTTATTCCCTTCAATATATGTCGCTTTATTAGCGATTGGTAAGAAACGGGTACAAACAGAACACAACACGACGAATAGGCGTAGAGATTACCCAGCCTTTAAGTTTATGGAATATCTGATGTACCAACAACATCAGAAAACGATTTGTATCACCAATAAAGTTAAAGAAGAGTTAATCCGGTTTTTGCCTAGGTACAAGGATCGCTATGACGTTATTTATAATGGTGTCGACTTAAACCGTTTCTCTAGACAAGCGAAGTCTTACAGCAGAATGACACCAAATCATCCAATTAAGATTGGGATGGCAGGCAGGCTGCATGGCTATAAAGACCACTCGACTCTCATACAGGCCGTCGCTAAATTACCCGACCATTACCATCTTCACTTAGCAGGTGACGGTGATAAAAAACGAGAGCTGCAAAATTTAGCGGAACAATTAGACTGTACCCACCGCGTACACTGGCATGGTGTCATCTCAGATGTGCCAACCTTTCTATCTAATCTTGATGTGTATGTTCAATCTTCGATTATTGAAGGGTTTGGACTGGCGGCCGTGGAGGCGATGGCTGAGGGACTGCCCGTTTTGGGATCAAATGTTCCCGGATTAGATGAAGTGATTGGTAATGACTCTTACTTATTCGAACTAGGAAACGCCCGGGAATTAGCCGATAAAATTGAGATAATTTGCAGTAACCAAGCCCATTATGAAATGGCTACTCACTTTTTTGTAGAACGTTGTAAATCTTTTACTCTGGAGCAATTCAGAGATAGCTATTACCAGGCTTATGATGAACTCTATGCCAGCAAGTAA
- a CDS encoding polysaccharide biosynthesis tyrosine autokinase, whose protein sequence is MNGTHPNHFPMNKIELIRFGHHYKTLKKNWLSIAAFTLIFSLACTWHIYSKTSIYQATATLLIQEEQKSALSIEEVYGVDTTKKEYFQTQVAILQSNHIADKVIQSLDLTQYPEFTSTGGLKQTIDEIKSIPLVQDLLSVTPNPTETAQYSDTYYRALQTFKDKLEIEPVRNTQMVEIHFRSADAKLATQIANAVGQAYIDANFEAKLVVTQNAATWLTNNSQKLEERLRDSEQALQDFLLREGLIDINGIDEIYANELEELNRKLNTAVNNRIESQSLIQLLRRKSSQSLDSLLSIEEFANQVQIRDLKLSEAQAEKNLSELAQRYGPKHDRMIQARAQLESIQSRTQQLIREISFSKQQDLLAAKSQEDMLRSELDRKKTEFQSLGSQKARYEQLKREVESNKALYEAFLNREKETNATSDYKNVTARFTDKAMIPLFPVAPQRMKLVLIATLFGFAIACALVIILETLREVIRTASDVQEKLGVTCLGTIPLVKNRRLRKNGLSYTAYLDKDEKLFSEACRSIRTSLLLKLTNTKQKILPFTSAIPEEGKTSTSINMAVSFSTMEKVLLIDCDLRRPSLAKRFDIADSQPGLTNILTMDTAIKDCIVRVEEAKLDVLPAGLIPPNPQELLASARFNKLLDYFQEKYDRIIIDTPPLLSVSDALILGQYANGLITVIRAESTKAQLVNVALSKQLQHSVPSLGVLITQAKSKEGEALYVQKYAY, encoded by the coding sequence ATGAACGGAACTCACCCCAACCACTTCCCGATGAACAAAATAGAACTGATCCGTTTTGGTCATCACTATAAAACGCTGAAAAAGAACTGGTTGAGTATTGCTGCTTTTACCTTGATTTTCTCTTTAGCCTGCACTTGGCATATCTACTCGAAAACATCGATATACCAAGCAACAGCGACGCTTTTAATTCAAGAAGAGCAAAAAAGCGCCTTGTCCATAGAAGAGGTCTATGGCGTGGATACCACCAAGAAAGAATACTTCCAAACTCAAGTGGCTATTTTACAGTCGAACCATATTGCGGATAAAGTTATCCAAAGCTTGGATCTTACGCAGTACCCCGAATTCACCAGTACTGGTGGTCTAAAACAAACGATTGATGAAATCAAATCAATCCCGCTGGTTCAAGACTTACTAAGCGTTACGCCAAACCCAACAGAAACAGCTCAGTACTCAGATACCTATTATCGGGCACTACAAACGTTTAAAGACAAGCTAGAAATCGAACCTGTTCGCAATACGCAAATGGTTGAGATCCATTTTCGCTCGGCGGATGCAAAACTAGCAACACAAATCGCCAATGCTGTGGGTCAAGCCTATATCGATGCAAACTTTGAAGCAAAATTGGTCGTCACACAAAACGCTGCAACCTGGCTGACCAACAACTCGCAAAAGTTAGAAGAGCGTTTGAGAGATTCAGAGCAGGCTCTGCAAGACTTTCTGTTGCGAGAGGGACTGATTGATATCAACGGTATCGATGAAATCTATGCCAATGAGCTGGAAGAGCTCAATCGTAAGCTCAATACCGCCGTCAATAATCGTATTGAATCTCAGTCTTTGATTCAGCTTCTCAGACGCAAATCATCACAAAGCTTAGATAGCCTGCTATCCATAGAGGAGTTCGCTAATCAAGTACAGATTCGTGACCTGAAACTTTCAGAGGCTCAAGCTGAGAAAAATTTATCTGAACTGGCGCAGCGTTACGGGCCGAAGCACGATCGAATGATTCAAGCGAGAGCCCAATTAGAATCGATACAGAGCAGAACCCAACAACTCATTCGTGAAATTTCATTCAGTAAGCAGCAAGACTTACTGGCAGCAAAATCTCAGGAAGACATGCTGCGTTCAGAGTTGGATCGCAAGAAAACAGAATTCCAATCATTGGGCTCACAAAAGGCACGTTATGAACAACTCAAACGTGAAGTTGAATCCAACAAAGCGCTCTACGAAGCATTCTTAAACCGAGAGAAAGAGACCAACGCAACCAGTGACTACAAAAATGTCACCGCTCGCTTCACAGACAAGGCCATGATCCCTTTGTTTCCTGTCGCGCCACAAAGAATGAAGCTGGTTCTCATTGCTACGTTATTCGGCTTTGCTATTGCCTGTGCGTTAGTCATCATTTTAGAAACATTACGTGAAGTAATAAGAACCGCGTCTGATGTTCAAGAAAAGCTTGGCGTAACTTGCCTGGGTACTATCCCTCTGGTTAAAAACCGTCGTTTGCGTAAAAATGGGCTCAGCTACACGGCATACTTGGATAAGGATGAAAAACTGTTTAGTGAAGCGTGCCGATCCATCAGAACCTCACTTTTACTCAAGCTGACCAACACCAAACAAAAAATACTGCCTTTCACTTCCGCGATTCCAGAAGAAGGAAAGACCTCCACCAGCATTAACATGGCTGTCTCTTTCTCGACGATGGAGAAAGTACTGCTTATTGATTGTGACCTTCGCCGACCTTCACTGGCAAAAAGATTCGACATTGCCGATTCTCAACCGGGCTTAACCAACATACTCACCATGGATACAGCCATTAAAGATTGCATTGTCAGAGTTGAAGAAGCGAAGCTAGATGTTTTGCCTGCAGGATTAATTCCGCCAAACCCGCAGGAACTGTTAGCCTCGGCACGCTTTAATAAACTACTCGATTACTTTCAGGAAAAATATGACCGAATCATCATTGACACCCCGCCACTATTGTCTGTGAGCGATGCACTGATTTTAGGTCAATACGCTAATGGGCTGATTACTGTCATTCGCGCGGAGTCTACCAAAGCACAGCTGGTTAATGTTGCGTTATCCAAACAATTACAACATTCCGTACCATCTCTTGGCGTACTTATTACACAAGCAAAATCTAAGGAAGGGGAAGCTCTATATGTCCAGAAATACGCCTACTAG